A section of the Chryseobacterium scophthalmum genome encodes:
- a CDS encoding glycosyltransferase family 4 protein: MKIGFYSAETLEDKKNWSGTMFKMYEQMLVQGYEVVWVPKVQFTEKEEKRFKLIEKCFNKIFKRGYNRHLFIYKAKIAAKRLEKNLKDLKLDVLFNPTQVNDFAYLRTDIPVIYLNDANIAQLLNYYHYYSGFGILSKIETRYLEKKALQNSSYAIFSSDWASNFAVDFYGIDKAKVKTIKFGANIIVPPTIEFNKNTDEFTFLFLAVDWIRKRGMLAFESLKILREKGYPVKMLIVGCNPEIEADWVTIIPFLNKNNPDEFKQIQQHLLNSHFLFVPTKADCTPIAFCEAAGYGLPVISTNTGGVSAHVIHDYNGLLLSPEAQANDYANEIEKLLQSPQKIKEYSENARILYDKELNWDNWGNEFSKILKQLK, encoded by the coding sequence ATGAAAATCGGATTCTACAGTGCAGAGACATTGGAAGACAAAAAAAACTGGTCCGGAACTATGTTTAAAATGTATGAGCAAATGCTTGTACAAGGATATGAAGTGGTTTGGGTTCCCAAAGTTCAGTTTACCGAAAAAGAGGAGAAAAGATTTAAGTTGATTGAAAAATGCTTTAATAAAATTTTTAAAAGAGGCTACAACCGTCATTTATTCATTTACAAAGCTAAAATTGCAGCCAAACGTCTTGAGAAGAATTTAAAAGATCTCAAGCTGGATGTACTTTTTAATCCGACTCAGGTTAACGATTTTGCATATCTCAGGACAGACATTCCGGTTATCTATCTCAATGATGCAAACATAGCACAGTTGCTCAATTATTATCATTATTATTCAGGGTTTGGAATATTGTCTAAAATAGAAACCAGATATCTTGAAAAGAAAGCATTGCAAAACTCATCCTATGCAATATTTTCGTCAGATTGGGCAAGCAATTTTGCCGTAGATTTTTATGGGATAGACAAGGCAAAGGTAAAAACCATAAAATTTGGCGCAAATATTATTGTTCCTCCAACAATTGAGTTTAATAAAAATACCGATGAATTTACCTTTCTTTTTCTGGCTGTTGACTGGATCAGAAAGAGAGGTATGCTTGCATTTGAAAGTTTAAAAATTTTAAGAGAAAAAGGTTATCCTGTAAAAATGCTGATTGTAGGTTGTAATCCCGAAATAGAAGCAGATTGGGTAACCATAATTCCATTTTTAAATAAAAATAATCCAGATGAGTTTAAGCAGATTCAGCAACATTTGCTAAACTCTCACTTTCTGTTTGTACCTACAAAAGCCGACTGTACTCCTATAGCTTTCTGCGAAGCTGCAGGATATGGTTTGCCTGTCATTTCTACAAATACTGGTGGTGTTTCTGCACATGTTATTCATGATTACAACGGATTGTTGTTATCTCCGGAAGCTCAAGCGAATGATTATGCAAATGAAATAGAAAAACTGTTACAATCTCCTCAGAAAATAAAAGAATATTCGGAAAATGCCCGCATTCTTTACGATAAAGAACTTAATTGGGATAATTGGGGAAATGAGTTTTCAAAAATTTTAAAACAGCTAAAATGA
- a CDS encoding glycosyltransferase family A protein, with translation MMITIFTPTYNRAYILPKLFESLQSQTSKNFEWLIVDDGSSDHTKDLVNDFKSQANFKIIYIYQENQGKHVAINTALRNIKTPYFITVDSDDFLQDDGFKIIENKLTLISRTQDLIAIASPINILNNKTDNHKKEISTDIVVTTNELKFKYNFSGELSLIFKTDLAKKFEYPIFEGEKFMLESVVFDRMDDEYKFLFIGDSIVNAEYREDGLTAQGRKILLNSPKGSALAYKEKMNNLKFPFEHRKIFAKNFWDYESINNKNFISKLKKIQGFALKLHMITYFLGRILKIK, from the coding sequence ATGATGATAACGATTTTCACACCTACATACAATAGGGCTTATATCCTGCCAAAACTATTTGAAAGTTTACAAAGCCAAACTTCAAAAAATTTTGAATGGCTAATTGTAGATGACGGATCTTCTGATCATACCAAAGATCTTGTAAACGATTTTAAAAGCCAAGCCAATTTTAAAATCATCTATATTTATCAGGAAAATCAAGGGAAGCATGTTGCCATTAATACCGCATTGCGAAATATAAAAACACCTTACTTTATTACTGTTGACAGCGATGATTTTTTACAGGATGACGGCTTCAAAATAATAGAAAATAAATTAACATTAATAAGTCGGACACAAGATCTCATCGCTATTGCATCTCCGATAAATATTTTAAACAATAAGACTGATAATCATAAAAAAGAAATATCTACAGATATTGTTGTGACTACAAACGAACTCAAATTTAAATATAATTTTAGTGGAGAACTATCTCTCATCTTTAAGACAGATTTAGCAAAAAAATTTGAATACCCAATTTTCGAAGGTGAGAAATTCATGCTTGAATCTGTTGTTTTTGACAGGATGGATGATGAATATAAATTTTTATTTATTGGCGACTCGATTGTAAATGCAGAATACAGAGAAGACGGTCTTACAGCTCAGGGTAGAAAAATACTTTTAAATAGCCCAAAAGGCTCTGCATTAGCTTATAAAGAGAAAATGAACAATCTTAAATTCCCTTTTGAGCATCGAAAAATTTTTGCTAAAAACTTTTGGGATTATGAAAGTATCAATAACAAAAACTTTATTTCTAAACTTAAAAAAATACAGGGATTTGCTCTGAAACTTCATATGATTACTTATTTTCTAGGTAGAATTTTAAAAATAAAATAA
- a CDS encoding NAD-dependent epimerase/dehydratase family protein has product MIIGKGLIASLFTDYDRENIIFFASGVSNSLENRPEEFIREENLIIETLAGNQNKIFIYFSTCSIYDSSKTGSDYVLHKLKMEQLIKKMCPKFLILRVSNAVGKGGNPNLLMNYIVRAVKNNETINVHTKATRNLIDVEDIRNVTFNLIDSQSLNTIVNVAYVKNYSIIEILEIVEKFYGKKVNINLIKSGSGYDINAPEIEQYFIENNQVNKEIYLYNILHKYF; this is encoded by the coding sequence ATGATAATTGGCAAAGGTCTTATCGCTTCATTGTTTACAGATTATGACAGAGAAAATATTATTTTCTTTGCATCTGGTGTTTCAAATTCTTTAGAAAACAGACCCGAAGAGTTTATAAGAGAAGAAAATCTGATAATAGAAACACTTGCAGGAAATCAAAATAAAATCTTTATTTACTTTTCTACCTGCAGTATTTATGATTCATCAAAGACAGGCAGTGATTACGTTCTTCATAAACTGAAAATGGAACAGCTGATAAAAAAAATGTGCCCAAAGTTTCTTATTCTGAGAGTAAGCAACGCTGTAGGCAAAGGTGGAAACCCAAATCTGTTGATGAATTATATTGTAAGAGCTGTAAAAAACAACGAAACAATTAATGTTCATACCAAAGCAACTCGTAATCTAATTGATGTTGAAGACATAAGAAATGTAACTTTTAATCTTATTGACAGCCAATCTTTAAACACGATTGTCAATGTTGCGTATGTCAAAAATTACTCAATTATTGAAATTCTGGAGATTGTAGAAAAATTTTATGGCAAAAAAGTCAATATCAATCTTATTAAAAGCGGGTCGGGCTATGATATTAACGCTCCAGAAATAGAACAATATTTTATAGAAAACAATCAAGTAAACAAAGAAATTTATCTTTATAATATTCTTCATAAATATTTTTAA
- a CDS encoding glycosyltransferase, protein MSKVSIIVLTYNQEIFIEKNLQGIFMQKVNFPMELIISDDCSKDKTSIIIEEYIKNKPSHVEIKFTKHKKNLGATPNFYYALQQCTGKHLAFCEGDDYWTDENKLQLQYDFLENNKEYSMCFHQVKNVSSDPLINEGIFAKVEDRDYSAVEIYQHWIVHTTSVFMKTDVLENTAAQKLFKHPELLYFDTFLYMACSLNGKIKGSRLTMSSYLRHEEGISNGINYKRDLRHNHLDEIIAETYQGKVKEHANWQIFSRSRIAFFNLLKQGKLSLAFQHLKWILKKKGNLRIYLKKKYA, encoded by the coding sequence ATGAGTAAAGTTTCCATCATTGTTCTTACCTATAATCAAGAAATTTTTATTGAAAAAAATTTACAGGGCATCTTTATGCAGAAAGTAAATTTTCCGATGGAGCTGATTATAAGCGATGACTGCTCAAAAGATAAAACATCAATCATCATTGAAGAATACATAAAAAACAAGCCATCTCACGTAGAAATTAAATTTACAAAACATAAAAAAAATTTAGGAGCAACACCCAATTTTTATTATGCTCTACAACAATGCACCGGAAAACACCTTGCCTTTTGTGAAGGGGATGATTACTGGACTGATGAAAATAAACTGCAGCTGCAATATGATTTTTTAGAGAATAATAAAGAGTATTCAATGTGTTTTCATCAGGTAAAAAATGTCTCTTCCGATCCTTTAATAAATGAAGGTATTTTCGCAAAAGTAGAAGATAGAGACTATTCGGCTGTTGAAATTTATCAGCATTGGATTGTACATACCACTTCTGTATTTATGAAAACAGACGTTTTAGAAAATACAGCAGCACAAAAGCTCTTCAAACATCCAGAATTATTGTATTTTGATACTTTTCTGTACATGGCATGTTCTTTAAACGGAAAAATTAAAGGTTCCCGTTTGACGATGTCTTCATATCTGCGACATGAAGAGGGAATCTCTAATGGGATTAATTATAAAAGAGATTTAAGACACAACCATCTTGATGAAATCATTGCTGAAACGTACCAAGGTAAAGTAAAAGAACATGCCAACTGGCAAATTTTTTCAAGAAGCAGAATAGCATTTTTCAATCTTTTAAAACAAGGAAAGCTTAGTTTAGCATTTCAGCATTTAAAATGGATACTGAAAAAGAAAGGTAATTTAAGAATATATCTTAAGAAAAAGTATGCTTAA
- a CDS encoding glycosyltransferase — protein MKKNLLFIADKPDWAYEFMIKTWVPYLQENYNCYIAFQQDFAIKPNKTYFGLKKSIYNFLKRISLRFGKSTKVYQVSENSNYLYPIFKVPPVYQYDKDLNKIKSNISHFDLITEMAFYFQYIAEFPFKSPKKIVGIFTDKFPHDGPNFDIKKNTDRNLLSRENFYNEYLKSYQHIIVGGGNLLNNYRKLTDKVDFVYGIYGQNNFVENENVGRKKSMTIGWTGTPDRPMKGFRTIIEPAIENVKNTGRDVRLKTKFSGAYEDLYTFYSDVDCVVIASDADSGPSMYAEACLSSVPVISTKVGLPLSFLSEGVNGVFIERTIDDLEKAIIDLYDNREKLAEFSKNTRKDYLKIMDNDITVLHFIKILKQYGL, from the coding sequence ATGAAAAAAAATCTTCTTTTTATAGCTGATAAACCAGACTGGGCATATGAATTTATGATCAAAACATGGGTTCCTTATCTACAGGAAAACTACAATTGTTATATTGCCTTTCAACAGGATTTTGCTATTAAACCAAACAAAACGTATTTTGGTTTAAAGAAAAGCATCTATAATTTTCTGAAAAGAATAAGTCTTCGTTTCGGAAAAAGCACGAAGGTTTATCAGGTATCAGAAAATTCAAATTATTTGTATCCTATATTCAAAGTTCCACCGGTTTATCAATATGATAAGGATTTGAATAAAATTAAATCTAATATTTCTCATTTTGATCTTATCACTGAAATGGCATTTTATTTTCAGTATATCGCAGAATTTCCTTTTAAGTCACCGAAAAAAATAGTTGGAATTTTCACCGATAAATTCCCACATGATGGCCCTAACTTTGACATTAAAAAAAATACAGATCGAAATCTCTTATCGCGTGAAAACTTTTACAATGAATATTTAAAATCTTATCAGCATATCATCGTCGGTGGAGGAAATTTGTTAAATAATTACCGGAAATTAACTGATAAAGTAGATTTTGTGTACGGTATTTACGGTCAAAATAATTTTGTTGAAAATGAAAATGTAGGAAGAAAAAAATCAATGACAATCGGATGGACGGGAACTCCTGATCGACCGATGAAAGGTTTCAGAACAATTATAGAGCCTGCAATTGAAAATGTAAAAAATACAGGAAGAGATGTACGCCTGAAAACAAAGTTTTCGGGAGCTTATGAAGATCTTTATACGTTTTATTCTGATGTAGATTGTGTAGTCATCGCTTCTGATGCAGATTCTGGCCCATCTATGTACGCTGAAGCATGCTTATCTTCCGTACCTGTGATTTCTACAAAAGTAGGTTTACCGCTTTCATTTTTATCTGAAGGAGTGAATGGCGTTTTTATTGAGCGCACAATTGATGATTTAGAAAAAGCGATTATTGATCTTTATGATAACAGAGAAAAGCTTGCCGAGTTTTCTAAAAACACCCGAAAAGATTATCTTAAAATAATGGATAATGATATAACAGTACTGCATTTTATTAAGATTTTAAAACAATATGGGCTATAA
- the asnB gene encoding asparagine synthase (glutamine-hydrolyzing): MCGIAGIINKIILEENFYKATLKNMTDSIIHRGPDDEGHEFFQNCFLGFRRLAIVDLSKDGHQPMYSNTKNECIVFNGEIYGYRELKKEMSHYPFQSNTDTEVILSLFQKYGFELPKHLNGMFAMAIWDEEKQQLFCARDRFGEKPFYYAFGKNGEFIFASEIKAILATHLVDAELNDEAVYHFLRHMYVDSQQSIYKNIKVLPPAHQLIFKDGKIDISQYWNFPTEELNISEEEAISTFKDLVEDSVEKQLIADVKVGAFLSGGLDSGTLVALSSQKTQNLTTLGFQYEGDWDEMPDARSIAEKYKTDHKEVALQSSEIPKVLVEVLKKMDEPIADTAILATYTICKEAAKNMTVVITGNAGDELFGGYKWYQKEKEILEKGSANSAFLPFYKIGSTISEKLGVEKSRQYFLDKIFRSKFPDIVSYQKGKVHNNFSHDETLLLLKTNQNYEHQYPLNLDKNNLNTCMKMDLTNIIPGDYLVKDDRIAMMHSIELRTPFLDKNLVEFCSALPAKYKVDSAQTKIILRKAFGNLLTSNILTKKKQGFGAPISDWLRIPEMENLTTKILKNPSSKVFKKLDFDVVQKQLQYNYKHWSLLVLGIWMDEHA, from the coding sequence ATGTGCGGAATTGCGGGGATTATAAATAAAATCATTCTTGAAGAAAATTTCTACAAAGCAACCTTAAAAAATATGACCGACTCTATCATCCATCGTGGTCCGGATGATGAAGGTCATGAGTTTTTTCAGAATTGTTTTTTAGGTTTCAGAAGATTGGCGATTGTAGATCTTTCTAAAGATGGCCATCAACCTATGTATTCCAATACTAAAAATGAATGCATTGTCTTTAATGGTGAAATCTATGGCTACCGCGAGCTGAAAAAAGAGATGTCTCATTATCCTTTTCAAAGCAATACCGACACAGAAGTTATCTTGTCACTATTTCAAAAATACGGTTTTGAACTCCCTAAACATCTTAACGGAATGTTTGCAATGGCAATTTGGGATGAAGAAAAGCAGCAGTTATTTTGTGCAAGAGATCGCTTTGGAGAAAAGCCTTTCTATTATGCATTCGGTAAGAATGGTGAATTTATTTTTGCTTCGGAAATCAAGGCGATATTAGCAACGCATTTAGTTGATGCAGAATTGAACGATGAAGCAGTTTATCATTTTCTGAGACACATGTATGTTGACAGCCAGCAAAGTATTTATAAAAATATTAAAGTTTTACCACCCGCTCATCAGTTGATTTTTAAAGATGGAAAAATTGATATTTCTCAATATTGGAATTTTCCAACTGAAGAATTGAACATTTCGGAAGAAGAAGCAATCTCTACATTTAAAGATTTAGTTGAAGATTCTGTAGAAAAACAATTGATTGCAGATGTGAAAGTTGGTGCTTTTTTGAGTGGAGGTTTAGACTCGGGAACATTGGTTGCGCTTTCTTCACAAAAAACTCAAAATTTAACGACTCTAGGCTTCCAATACGAAGGTGATTGGGACGAGATGCCCGATGCGAGAAGTATTGCAGAAAAATATAAAACCGACCATAAAGAAGTAGCTCTTCAAAGTTCTGAAATCCCAAAGGTTTTGGTTGAGGTTCTGAAAAAAATGGACGAGCCGATTGCCGATACAGCCATTTTAGCGACTTATACTATTTGTAAAGAAGCAGCCAAAAATATGACTGTTGTTATCACAGGAAATGCAGGGGATGAATTATTTGGAGGCTATAAATGGTATCAAAAAGAAAAGGAAATCCTCGAAAAAGGAAGTGCAAATTCTGCATTTTTACCTTTCTATAAAATTGGCTCTACAATCAGTGAGAAACTTGGTGTAGAAAAATCGAGACAATATTTTTTAGATAAAATTTTCAGATCTAAATTTCCGGATATTGTTTCTTACCAGAAAGGGAAGGTACATAATAATTTTTCTCATGATGAAACTTTATTATTGCTTAAAACCAACCAAAATTATGAACATCAGTATCCATTAAATTTAGATAAAAACAATCTGAATACCTGTATGAAAATGGATCTTACGAATATTATTCCCGGAGATTATCTGGTAAAAGATGATCGTATTGCGATGATGCATTCTATCGAATTGAGAACCCCGTTTTTAGATAAAAATCTGGTTGAATTCTGCTCAGCTCTTCCTGCAAAATATAAAGTAGACTCGGCTCAGACTAAAATTATCTTAAGGAAAGCTTTCGGAAATTTACTTACCTCAAATATTCTGACTAAGAAAAAGCAAGGTTTTGGCGCTCCAATTTCAGACTGGTTGAGAATTCCGGAAATGGAAAATTTGACTACAAAAATTTTAAAAAATCCTTCCTCGAAAGTCTTTAAAAAATTAGATTTTGATGTAGTTCAAAAGCAATTACAATATAATTATAAACATTGGTCTTTGCTTGTATTAGGAATTTGGATGGACGAGCATGCCTGA
- a CDS encoding glycosyltransferase family 2 protein, translating into MNKLAFVIPYYKIDFFEETLQSLEEQTNKNFSVYVGNDNSPNDPFHIIEKYGSLNITYKNFETNLGATDLEGQWIRCIDLSKDEEWICILGDDDCPKKNFVEEFYNILPTVDEKNINVIKTSITSIDSNSKIRGADLVHPKYDTSINTFWRDRNNQTHTSISENIFRRSSYEKIGFRGFPLAWGTPLVAWIDYSEGGLIYGLNSTQMSVRSSEINLSRVDSFKDQKQVGEAMVYEIIFSDYHDKFSDSQRLFLIKKYHAVLHYYQLKNKLPTSIFKLYGKYGGIKGQLFYILREIKWKFTK; encoded by the coding sequence ATGAATAAACTTGCCTTTGTAATTCCCTATTATAAAATTGATTTTTTCGAAGAAACTCTACAATCATTAGAGGAGCAGACCAATAAAAATTTCTCTGTTTATGTAGGTAATGATAATAGTCCTAACGATCCTTTTCACATAATAGAAAAATACGGCAGTTTAAACATCACTTACAAAAACTTTGAAACCAATTTAGGAGCTACAGATCTAGAAGGACAATGGATAAGGTGTATAGATTTATCAAAAGACGAAGAATGGATATGTATTTTGGGTGATGACGATTGCCCAAAAAAGAATTTTGTAGAAGAATTTTATAATATTTTACCTACTGTTGATGAAAAAAACATCAATGTTATTAAAACATCCATCACTTCAATAGATTCAAATTCTAAAATACGAGGAGCTGATCTGGTTCATCCGAAATACGACACTTCAATAAATACGTTTTGGCGAGACCGAAATAACCAAACACACACAAGCATAAGCGAAAATATATTCAGAAGAAGTTCTTATGAAAAAATTGGTTTCAGGGGATTCCCTTTAGCGTGGGGAACTCCTTTAGTAGCTTGGATAGATTATTCTGAGGGGGGATTAATTTACGGCTTAAACTCTACTCAGATGTCTGTAAGATCTTCAGAAATTAACCTCAGCAGAGTAGATTCTTTCAAAGATCAGAAACAGGTAGGTGAAGCTATGGTTTATGAAATTATTTTTTCAGATTATCATGATAAATTCAGTGATTCACAACGCTTATTTTTAATCAAAAAATACCATGCCGTGCTTCACTATTATCAACTTAAAAACAAGTTACCAACATCAATTTTCAAACTTTACGGTAAATATGGAGGCATCAAAGGACAGCTTTTTTATATTTTACGGGAAATAAAGTGGAAGTTTACCAAATAA